A DNA window from Candidatus Protochlamydia naegleriophila contains the following coding sequences:
- the argS gene encoding arginine--tRNA ligase produces the protein MHSLLTTLIDLFQQATLKAFPDIRTLDPSFQAEITPSTQEKFGHYQYNSAMKLSKLLKHPPRQIAESIVSHLDSSGIVAKTEIAGPGFINVTLDPAYLSNGADTLLRDSHLGIDVPSQPQRIIIDFSSPNVAKEMHVGHLRSTIIGDSLARLFEFLGHDVVRLNHLGDWGTAFGMLIAYMKEEAPDVLAGKQRTDLTHLVNWYRASKKKFDEDADFKRRSQLEVVALQQGQLQARHAWQIICEISQKAYQEIYNLLDVKLIDRGESFYNAFLAETVADLEKKGLVEISNGAKCIFVEGFQNRDGETMPLMIQKSDGGYNYDTTDMAAIYHRIHQEKGDRLIYVTDSGQSTHFQMIFKAAEKAGYLDPQKVRVDHVPFGLVLGADGKKFRTRSGETEKLIDLLEAAVAHAEKILAERNPEMDSSERQPLARALGIGAIKYADLSCNRVGDYTFSYDRMLRFEGNTAAFLMYAYVRTAGIKRRLKIDPLSIMGNTRIQLEHPSEIELGLHLLRFNDTLNMMANDLLPNRLTDYLYTLSEKFNAFFRDCRVEGSPQQNERLLLCEATAKVLKQGLTILGVPTVDKM, from the coding sequence ATGCATAGCCTTTTAACTACTTTAATCGATCTTTTCCAACAAGCGACCTTGAAAGCATTTCCAGACATTCGCACATTAGATCCCTCTTTCCAAGCCGAAATCACGCCCAGTACGCAAGAGAAATTTGGCCACTATCAATACAACTCGGCCATGAAGCTGTCTAAACTCCTCAAGCACCCGCCCCGTCAAATTGCAGAAAGCATTGTCAGTCACTTGGACTCTTCCGGCATCGTCGCTAAAACTGAAATTGCAGGGCCCGGATTCATCAATGTCACTTTAGATCCAGCTTATCTCTCAAACGGAGCCGACACTCTCCTTCGTGATTCTCATTTAGGGATCGATGTTCCTTCTCAACCTCAGCGGATCATCATTGACTTTTCATCGCCAAATGTCGCTAAAGAAATGCATGTAGGCCATCTCCGTTCTACAATCATTGGCGACAGTTTAGCCCGTTTATTCGAATTTTTGGGACACGATGTCGTCAGGCTCAATCACTTAGGTGATTGGGGTACAGCATTCGGCATGTTGATTGCTTATATGAAAGAAGAGGCTCCGGATGTTTTAGCCGGAAAGCAAAGAACAGACTTGACACATCTTGTCAATTGGTATCGTGCCTCAAAGAAAAAATTTGATGAGGATGCAGATTTTAAAAGGCGCTCTCAGTTGGAGGTTGTCGCACTGCAGCAAGGGCAGCTTCAAGCTAGGCACGCTTGGCAGATCATATGCGAGATTTCACAAAAGGCTTATCAAGAGATCTACAATTTACTCGATGTGAAGCTGATTGACCGCGGTGAATCCTTTTACAATGCATTTTTAGCCGAAACCGTTGCAGATTTAGAAAAAAAGGGATTGGTCGAGATTTCAAATGGAGCTAAATGCATTTTTGTAGAAGGCTTTCAAAACCGAGATGGCGAAACCATGCCTCTAATGATTCAAAAATCAGATGGCGGCTATAACTACGACACAACCGATATGGCAGCCATTTACCATCGCATCCATCAAGAAAAGGGAGATCGCCTCATTTACGTGACCGATTCTGGACAAAGCACTCATTTTCAAATGATCTTCAAAGCCGCTGAGAAAGCCGGTTATTTAGATCCCCAAAAAGTACGCGTCGACCATGTTCCCTTTGGGCTGGTTCTAGGAGCTGATGGAAAGAAATTTCGCACACGATCTGGAGAAACAGAAAAGCTGATTGATTTGCTCGAAGCGGCGGTCGCTCATGCTGAAAAGATCCTGGCTGAAAGAAATCCTGAAATGGATAGTTCTGAAAGACAGCCGCTGGCACGTGCGCTTGGCATCGGCGCGATTAAATATGCCGACCTATCTTGCAATCGCGTTGGAGATTATACATTCAGCTATGACCGCATGCTGCGCTTTGAAGGCAATACTGCCGCTTTTCTCATGTATGCTTACGTGCGCACTGCTGGAATTAAGAGGAGGCTAAAAATCGATCCTCTCTCTATTATGGGCAATACTCGCATCCAGCTCGAACATCCATCTGAAATTGAGCTTGGACTTCATTTACTCCGCTTCAACGACACCCTAAACATGATGGCCAATGACCTGCTCCCCAACCGCCTAACCGACTACCTCTACACATTGTCCGAAAAATTCAATGCCTTTTTCCGCGATTGCCGCGTCGAAGGAAGCCCTCAACAAAATGAGCGCCTCCTATTATGCGAAGCAACAGCCAAGGTACTCAAACAAGGCTTGACGATTTTAGGTGTGCCAACCGTCGATAAGATGTAA
- a CDS encoding bZIP transcription factor, which produces MNEFSPMSPTNLFCSSFDFELDSKWFEAQESFESIFEENSHEPFTPDHLPDDQTFLAQSQLLSAQPNLQSFLHGDFQPLPSLNSNQEHPFLASPFFKASIAQVQTDTKTDSMPENKKPKKASSNSSSRVEESSEHISDDVNMNKKERRKMLNRISARKSREKVKAKLDRFKALLEKVKATVEKHPSIFLDLLNSKEEDAHFIEKALLMSLEKISEQEQLLKKQ; this is translated from the coding sequence ATGAATGAGTTTAGCCCTATGAGCCCAACGAACTTGTTTTGCAGTTCGTTTGACTTTGAGCTCGATTCCAAGTGGTTTGAAGCTCAAGAAAGTTTTGAATCAATCTTCGAAGAGAATTCGCACGAGCCTTTCACTCCCGATCATCTACCGGATGATCAAACATTTCTGGCTCAGTCACAGCTCTTATCTGCCCAACCCAATCTACAATCTTTTTTGCATGGTGATTTCCAGCCTCTACCATCTCTCAATAGCAATCAAGAGCATCCCTTTCTTGCGTCCCCTTTTTTTAAAGCATCGATAGCCCAGGTGCAGACAGATACTAAAACAGATTCAATGCCAGAAAACAAGAAACCTAAGAAAGCCTCCTCTAACTCTTCTAGCAGAGTGGAAGAATCCAGTGAGCACATTTCGGATGATGTGAATATGAATAAAAAGGAGCGAAGAAAAATGCTCAACAGGATATCGGCCCGCAAGAGTCGCGAAAAGGTTAAGGCCAAGCTGGATCGATTCAAGGCCCTTCTCGAAAAGGTAAAAGCGACCGTCGAAAAACACCCCTCTATTTTTCTTGATCTTTTAAATTCCAAGGAAGAAGACGCTCACTTTATTGAAAAAGCCCTGCTCATGAGCCTTGAAAAAATCAGTGAGCAAGAGCAACTTCTTAAAAAACAGTAA
- a CDS encoding AAA family ATPase, with the protein MRSEILNAEGPVYSEWMVQGWWPWSPAKELEETPAPNILDLEANLSQKIIGQKQAVRMTTDALLCHYAGIQDPSKPIAAFLYIGPTGVGKTELAKELACQLFQDEARLLRFDMSEYKGHEGLNRLIGISHGYKESEKGGILSNAILKQPRSIVLLDEIEKSDETVRSLFLHIFDEGYFTSATGQYIDCRNCLFIATTNIGSKIILAQHPFSYEEALYVVEEELIKALSPEFYNRIEPVVFHGLTPEMVEAIARLKLNALAKNIFKQKQVMISFDESVVQYVQAKGYHEQLGARPLQRVIKYDLAALIAKAFLNEPYEPGDRMRISYTGSECIVSREGCESL; encoded by the coding sequence ATGCGATCAGAGATTTTGAATGCTGAGGGTCCAGTATATAGTGAGTGGATGGTGCAAGGCTGGTGGCCCTGGTCTCCAGCGAAAGAATTGGAAGAGACGCCGGCGCCCAATATTTTAGACTTAGAGGCTAATTTGTCTCAAAAAATTATAGGGCAGAAGCAAGCGGTTAGAATGACTACGGATGCCCTTTTATGCCATTATGCCGGCATTCAAGACCCTTCCAAGCCTATTGCAGCCTTTCTTTACATTGGACCGACGGGAGTGGGTAAAACTGAATTGGCCAAAGAGCTGGCTTGCCAGCTTTTCCAGGATGAAGCCCGCCTTCTTCGCTTTGATATGTCCGAATACAAGGGGCACGAGGGGTTGAATCGCCTGATTGGGATATCGCATGGCTATAAGGAGTCTGAAAAAGGGGGTATTTTAAGCAATGCGATTTTGAAGCAGCCTCGGTCGATTGTGTTATTGGATGAGATTGAAAAGTCGGATGAGACGGTTCGTTCTTTATTCCTCCATATCTTTGACGAGGGGTATTTTACGAGCGCCACTGGGCAATACATTGATTGCCGCAATTGCCTTTTTATTGCGACCACTAACATTGGCAGTAAAATCATTTTAGCCCAGCATCCTTTTTCTTATGAAGAGGCGCTCTATGTAGTTGAGGAAGAGTTGATCAAAGCATTATCACCCGAATTTTACAATCGAATTGAACCGGTGGTTTTCCATGGACTTACTCCTGAGATGGTCGAGGCGATTGCTAGGCTCAAGTTGAATGCCCTTGCAAAAAACATTTTTAAGCAAAAGCAAGTCATGATTTCCTTTGATGAATCCGTTGTTCAGTATGTGCAGGCCAAAGGCTATCATGAGCAATTGGGTGCCCGTCCTTTACAGCGCGTCATTAAGTACGATCTGGCTGCTTTAATAGCCAAAGCCTTTTTGAATGAGCCCTATGAGCCAGGCGATCGCATGCGAATCAGCTATACGGGGAGTGAGTGCATCGTGAGTAGAGAGGGCTGCGAATCTCTTTGA
- a CDS encoding Glu/Leu/Phe/Val family dehydrogenase, whose protein sequence is MLTIQEIAVTGYEKVIEAQDPEVGLHCFISVHNTKLGPSMGGTRIYPYQTREEALEDVLRLSKAMTYKSALAENGLGGGKSVIIANSKTEKTTPLLLRFAEVIDSLKGQYIAAEDVGSTTEDMAVIRQKTPYVGALPTEKSSGDPSRFTAWGVYRGMRAVAKKLWNEECLRKKIIAIQGLGNVGSKLANILFWEGAYLILCDKDSKVSHEQALLYGAQVIDPANFANLRCDILAPCALGGTINDQTIPELHCKAIAGSANNQLLRSENGRELMRRGILYAPDYVINAGGIINAASEFDQRGYDPKTSRDRVNNIYDTLLTIFSKAEKEHKPTNQVADELADYKLNHLIGQRAHPVAFEKMR, encoded by the coding sequence ATGCTAACCATCCAAGAAATAGCAGTGACCGGTTATGAAAAAGTAATTGAAGCTCAAGACCCTGAAGTCGGATTACACTGCTTTATCTCCGTCCACAACACAAAGCTTGGACCAAGCATGGGCGGCACGCGCATCTATCCTTATCAAACCCGTGAAGAGGCCTTAGAAGATGTGCTTCGCCTTTCAAAAGCAATGACCTATAAATCGGCTCTCGCAGAAAACGGGTTGGGGGGAGGCAAGAGTGTCATCATCGCCAACTCTAAAACGGAAAAAACGACCCCTCTCTTGCTTCGCTTTGCCGAAGTCATCGATTCTTTAAAAGGGCAATACATTGCAGCCGAAGATGTGGGATCAACTACCGAAGATATGGCTGTCATCCGCCAAAAAACACCCTACGTCGGAGCCTTGCCCACAGAAAAAAGCAGCGGCGATCCGAGTCGCTTTACGGCTTGGGGCGTCTATCGAGGCATGCGGGCGGTCGCAAAAAAACTATGGAATGAGGAATGCCTCAGAAAAAAAATCATTGCCATTCAAGGACTCGGCAATGTCGGCAGCAAGCTTGCCAATATTTTATTTTGGGAAGGAGCTTACCTCATTCTCTGCGACAAGGACTCAAAGGTCTCCCACGAACAGGCCCTGCTCTACGGGGCGCAAGTGATAGATCCAGCAAATTTTGCAAACCTGCGCTGCGACATTTTGGCACCATGCGCGCTCGGCGGAACAATCAACGACCAAACAATCCCCGAACTTCACTGTAAAGCCATTGCGGGGTCCGCTAACAATCAGCTCCTCCGATCAGAGAATGGACGGGAACTCATGCGCCGCGGCATTTTATACGCTCCTGACTACGTCATCAATGCAGGCGGTATTATTAACGCGGCCAGCGAATTCGATCAGCGGGGCTACGACCCCAAAACGTCACGCGACAGAGTCAACAACATTTACGATACGCTTCTCACGATTTTTAGTAAGGCCGAAAAAGAGCATAAGCCGACCAATCAAGTGGCTGATGAACTCGCTGACTATAAATTGAACCATCTGATTGGCCAGCGCGCTCATCCTGTCGCCTTCGAAAAAATGAGATAA
- a CDS encoding DUF2709 domain-containing protein, translating into MTKVVITDEQKKVLEQFLDENRPAELINTYLCFIEHKFHLQPVLFPKDKIIYQGADDAVRQLESEGKLWHETEIKIGFGHASVNEETKKIYICPFTGKVFGDNTHPNPQDAIYDWVSKCPENTERIGGLRVKRFFVSEDPDVIKSYIDKTKTRKEAIKKVVYSSVLSGKLFNSKEAVVEDFKRNYLKKLSLVEVQNQNKFKIEDHFLAFIQKHLVEDKITAFVEALAEFDTFLPYVERWVEAED; encoded by the coding sequence ATGACAAAAGTTGTCATAACAGATGAACAAAAAAAAGTGTTAGAACAATTTCTTGATGAAAATCGCCCAGCGGAATTGATCAACACTTATTTGTGTTTTATTGAGCACAAGTTTCACCTTCAGCCGGTACTTTTTCCCAAAGATAAAATCATTTATCAAGGTGCTGACGATGCTGTACGCCAGTTGGAAAGTGAAGGCAAGCTTTGGCATGAAACAGAAATTAAAATTGGTTTTGGGCATGCCAGTGTAAACGAGGAAACGAAGAAAATCTACATTTGCCCGTTTACAGGAAAGGTATTTGGTGACAATACTCACCCAAACCCTCAAGATGCCATTTATGATTGGGTTTCAAAGTGCCCAGAAAATACAGAGCGAATTGGCGGACTTCGGGTTAAGCGCTTTTTTGTGTCAGAAGATCCCGATGTTATCAAGAGTTATATTGACAAGACAAAAACGCGTAAAGAAGCTATTAAAAAAGTTGTCTATTCGTCTGTTTTGAGCGGCAAGCTCTTTAACAGTAAAGAGGCCGTGGTAGAGGACTTTAAACGCAACTATTTGAAAAAGTTGTCATTAGTTGAAGTTCAAAATCAGAATAAATTCAAAATTGAAGATCACTTTTTAGCTTTTATCCAGAAGCATTTGGTAGAAGACAAAATCACAGCTTTCGTAGAAGCCTTGGCCGAATTTGATACTTTTCTTCCCTATGTCGAACGTTGGGTAGAGGCCGAAGATTAA
- the tsaE gene encoding tRNA (adenosine(37)-N6)-threonylcarbamoyltransferase complex ATPase subunit type 1 TsaE, translating to MSIVEDYFSSSAEETFALGQAFGSQLPLNAVVCFFGDLAAGKTTFIKGVVAGAAQLHPAAVQSPTFTYLNIYEGAKTVYHFDLYRLRDADEFLSMGFDEYFEADGICCIEWSERITSLFPPTCIFVTMAHEAEDRRSIKIVKKDAS from the coding sequence ATGTCGATCGTAGAAGATTATTTCTCGAGCTCTGCTGAAGAGACTTTTGCTCTTGGGCAAGCATTTGGTTCACAGCTACCGCTCAATGCTGTTGTCTGTTTCTTTGGAGATTTGGCAGCTGGTAAAACGACCTTTATTAAAGGAGTCGTTGCAGGAGCGGCTCAGCTCCACCCCGCAGCTGTTCAGAGCCCAACTTTTACCTATCTAAATATTTACGAGGGAGCAAAGACGGTTTATCATTTTGATTTATACCGCTTGCGGGATGCGGATGAATTTTTGAGCATGGGATTTGACGAATACTTTGAGGCCGATGGAATTTGCTGCATTGAATGGTCTGAGAGGATTACCTCCCTTTTCCCCCCCACCTGTATTTTTGTGACAATGGCTCACGAAGCAGAGGATCGCAGAAGCATTAAGATTGTCAAGAAGGATGCGTCATGA
- the yihA gene encoding ribosome biogenesis GTP-binding protein YihA/YsxC, producing MKKTVQARFIKTAVQPKDYPVIRSQSGTILPEIAVVGRSNVGKSSLLNHLFEAKHLVKTSATPGKTQHLNFFTMNDEIAFADLPGYGYAKVPASVKKEWGPMVRAYLEKRESLKLILFLLDVRRIPNDEDLQFLEWVLHNEKAVILVITKIDKVNQKELKQNTEKILKELNLMNLHYLYYSVPKNRGRKELMNMIQDALQDEEKQE from the coding sequence ATGAAAAAAACAGTACAGGCTAGGTTTATTAAAACGGCTGTTCAGCCCAAAGATTACCCAGTTATCCGCTCCCAGTCGGGCACTATTTTGCCAGAGATTGCTGTCGTGGGCCGATCGAATGTGGGTAAATCAAGCTTGCTCAACCACCTGTTTGAAGCTAAGCACTTAGTCAAGACGTCGGCAACTCCTGGTAAGACGCAGCATTTGAATTTTTTTACGATGAACGATGAAATCGCCTTTGCCGATTTGCCTGGGTACGGATATGCCAAAGTTCCTGCATCCGTTAAGAAAGAATGGGGGCCCATGGTACGTGCTTATTTGGAAAAGCGCGAGAGCCTAAAGCTCATTTTATTTTTGCTTGATGTGCGCCGCATTCCGAATGACGAAGATCTTCAGTTTTTAGAATGGGTTCTCCACAATGAGAAGGCCGTGATTTTAGTCATTACGAAAATTGACAAGGTCAATCAAAAAGAGCTCAAGCAGAATACAGAAAAGATTTTGAAAGAATTAAATTTGATGAACTTGCATTACCTCTATTACTCTGTTCCCAAAAACAGAGGAAGAAAAGAACTCATGAACATGATCCAAGATGCTTTACAAGACGAAGAGAAACAAGAATAA
- a CDS encoding putative quorum-sensing-regulated virulence factor, with protein sequence MPDIEKQKFVCIDCETTGLDAQQDRVIEVAVMCFDGSQVYEQMESLVNPECPIPETSIAIHHITQDMVMDKPTITQVLPDVLKMIGDHIIIGHGVGFDIDILATAAERHGIPCKIRKNRFLDTLRMARLYGESPVNSLEYLRKHFNVPVEGAHRAMSDVIVNKEVFKHLAKRYRTTEQLFEALSKPIMMSTMPLGKHKGRPLKEIPLQYLQWISNKDFDQDLLFSVRTELKRRKKGNLFNQSSNPFLQL encoded by the coding sequence ATGCCGGATATAGAAAAACAAAAATTTGTATGTATTGATTGTGAAACAACGGGATTGGATGCGCAGCAAGATCGTGTCATTGAAGTGGCTGTCATGTGTTTTGATGGAAGCCAAGTTTACGAGCAGATGGAAAGCCTGGTGAATCCTGAATGCCCCATTCCAGAAACATCGATTGCCATTCATCATATTACCCAAGACATGGTGATGGATAAGCCTACTATTACGCAGGTTTTACCGGATGTTCTAAAAATGATCGGGGACCATATTATCATCGGCCACGGAGTGGGCTTTGACATTGATATTTTGGCAACGGCAGCAGAAAGGCATGGTATTCCATGCAAAATTCGCAAAAATCGATTTTTAGATACATTGAGAATGGCTCGTTTGTATGGGGAAAGCCCTGTCAACTCGCTTGAATACTTGCGCAAGCATTTTAATGTTCCGGTAGAGGGAGCGCATCGTGCCATGAGTGATGTCATTGTCAATAAAGAAGTGTTTAAGCATTTGGCTAAGCGCTATCGTACGACTGAGCAACTGTTTGAAGCTCTTTCAAAACCGATTATGATGAGCACGATGCCGCTTGGTAAACATAAGGGACGTCCCCTAAAAGAAATTCCCTTGCAGTATTTGCAGTGGATTTCTAATAAAGATTTTGATCAAGATTTGTTATTTTCCGTGCGTACTGAACTGAAGCGCCGCAAGAAAGGCAATTTATTTAATCAGTCCAGCAATCCTTTTTTACAACTTTAA
- the pdxS gene encoding pyridoxal 5'-phosphate synthase lyase subunit PdxS translates to MTKENASQVEKGSFEVKVALAEMLKGGVIMDVTNPEQAKIAEDAGAVAVMALERIPSDIRAQGGIARMSNPELIQKIQETVSIPVMAKCRIGHFVEAQILESLQVDFIDESEVLTPADEENHIDKHLFKAPFVCGCRDLGEALRRIGEGAAMIRTKGEAGTGNIVEAVRHMRTVNREIRRLMTMDSAELMAEAKRLGAPFHLVQLVAKTGVLPVPNFAAGGIATPADAALMMQLGAQSVFVGSGIFKSQDPAQRARAIVGAATFYNDPEMLAKISMGLLDAMKGLDIRQLKREELMAQRGW, encoded by the coding sequence ATGACAAAAGAAAATGCAAGCCAAGTCGAAAAAGGGTCGTTTGAAGTCAAAGTTGCCCTAGCAGAGATGCTTAAGGGTGGAGTTATCATGGATGTCACCAATCCAGAACAAGCGAAAATTGCCGAGGATGCAGGAGCTGTCGCTGTCATGGCCTTGGAAAGAATTCCCTCCGATATCCGCGCGCAAGGCGGAATTGCCAGAATGTCTAATCCAGAACTTATCCAGAAAATTCAAGAGACTGTTTCTATTCCTGTCATGGCTAAATGCCGCATTGGCCACTTTGTCGAAGCGCAGATTTTAGAGTCTTTGCAAGTCGACTTTATAGACGAAAGCGAAGTCTTAACACCTGCTGACGAAGAAAATCACATCGACAAGCATCTCTTTAAGGCTCCTTTTGTTTGCGGCTGTAGAGATCTTGGAGAGGCATTAAGACGCATTGGCGAAGGCGCTGCTATGATTCGCACGAAAGGCGAAGCAGGCACAGGCAACATCGTTGAAGCTGTCAGGCACATGCGCACAGTAAATCGCGAAATTCGCCGCCTCATGACTATGGATTCTGCGGAACTCATGGCAGAAGCTAAGCGTTTGGGCGCTCCCTTCCATCTGGTTCAACTCGTTGCCAAAACTGGGGTCTTGCCAGTTCCTAATTTTGCTGCCGGAGGTATTGCAACACCTGCCGATGCAGCACTCATGATGCAGCTCGGAGCGCAGTCTGTTTTTGTAGGATCGGGCATTTTTAAATCGCAAGATCCGGCTCAACGCGCCCGTGCAATTGTTGGTGCGGCAACGTTTTACAATGACCCGGAGATGCTTGCTAAGATCTCTATGGGATTGCTTGATGCCATGAAGGGATTGGATATTCGTCAGTTGAAAAGAGAAGAATTAATGGCGCAAAGAGGCTGGTAG
- the pdxT gene encoding pyridoxal 5'-phosphate synthase glutaminase subunit PdxT: protein MLVGVLALQGDFAKHEDMLRSLGIQVCQVRTPQELEGCDALIIPGGESTVMLRQLDFIKMKEALQDFAQERPLFGTCAGLILMSSSVQLSTMKPLGLLDITVERNAYGRQVESFQASVGLHLASGHDKIFHAFFIRAPRIRANGEEVKVLASYQGEPILVRQGHLLGASFHPELTGDPTIHQYFLEMVREKKRA from the coding sequence ATGTTGGTCGGGGTATTAGCCTTGCAAGGCGATTTTGCTAAACATGAAGACATGCTACGGTCGCTCGGCATTCAAGTATGCCAGGTGCGTACTCCTCAAGAGCTGGAAGGGTGCGATGCACTCATTATTCCTGGAGGGGAGTCCACCGTCATGTTGCGCCAGCTCGACTTTATTAAAATGAAAGAGGCGCTTCAGGATTTTGCTCAGGAAAGACCCCTTTTTGGCACATGTGCTGGTCTGATTTTAATGTCATCCAGCGTTCAATTATCTACAATGAAACCTTTAGGACTGCTCGACATTACCGTTGAACGCAATGCCTATGGGCGGCAGGTAGAGTCTTTTCAGGCGTCTGTAGGCCTTCATTTGGCATCTGGACATGACAAGATCTTTCATGCTTTCTTCATTCGGGCACCAAGAATTAGGGCGAATGGAGAGGAGGTTAAAGTGCTGGCTTCTTATCAAGGAGAGCCCATCTTAGTTCGGCAAGGGCATTTATTGGGAGCTTCCTTTCATCCGGAATTGACAGGCGATCCTACCATTCATCAATATTTTTTAGAAATGGTTCGTGAAAAGAAGAGAGCTTAG
- a CDS encoding ABC transporter ATP-binding protein, protein MTSKDLLSFVWKFLRMQPWSFFFIYFLSLSWAIDSTVWPYLLRLIIDTLTQYDMDRLSAWDSLKGLLAAGVCLWIFVECCFRSRDFLRAKAFPKLEADIRMAMFDHIQHHSPKYFNEHFAGSLSNKIADMTSQVTSMLHNAMIFIPALAASILILIFFSAVSPIFALILAIWIVAHFAICFFFSAKCVRYSNDHGEARSQLAGKIVDSFTNNFAVNLFSRFKFERQRIASSQSVEQEKNFRAQYCVALMLMSLSLLFLVGIITLNGLLIFYWIQDRISTGEVIQVFNTTFNVVMILWIAGDLLPQFFKSFGIASQALAVMHDPKDVVDPVGVPPLEVKKGEIIFENVTFQYGQKKLFENKDVHIKGGEKVGLVGYSGAGKSTFVNLILRFYPITRGKILIDGQDIAQVTLDSLRKQVALIPQDPLLFHRTLEENIQYGNIQASQEEVIEAAKLAHCDEFIRKCQNGYASLVGERGTKLSGGERQRIAIARAILAASPILILDEATSSLDSVTETFIQESLEKLMENRTTLVIAHRLSTLAKMDRILVFNQGKIVEEGTHSELVAKQGFYARMWDMQAGGFLPDLPNP, encoded by the coding sequence ATGACTTCTAAGGACCTCCTTTCCTTCGTTTGGAAATTCCTGCGCATGCAACCGTGGAGTTTCTTCTTTATTTACTTTCTTTCTCTGTCATGGGCTATTGACTCCACTGTATGGCCTTATCTATTGCGGTTAATTATCGATACCTTGACGCAGTATGATATGGACCGGCTGTCAGCCTGGGACTCGTTGAAGGGCTTGCTAGCGGCAGGGGTTTGTTTATGGATTTTTGTCGAGTGCTGCTTTAGGAGTCGTGATTTTTTGCGGGCCAAGGCTTTTCCAAAGCTGGAGGCCGATATTCGCATGGCGATGTTTGACCACATTCAGCACCATTCACCAAAATATTTTAATGAGCACTTTGCAGGAAGCCTGTCTAATAAAATTGCGGATATGACATCGCAAGTCACTTCGATGCTTCATAATGCGATGATTTTTATTCCTGCCCTGGCTGCATCTATTTTGATTCTCATCTTTTTTTCGGCAGTCAGTCCTATCTTTGCCTTGATTTTAGCCATTTGGATAGTTGCTCATTTTGCGATTTGCTTCTTTTTCTCAGCAAAATGTGTCAGGTACTCTAATGATCATGGCGAGGCTCGCAGCCAGCTTGCAGGAAAGATTGTTGATAGCTTCACCAATAATTTCGCCGTCAATCTGTTTTCCCGTTTTAAATTTGAAAGGCAGCGCATTGCTTCTTCTCAAAGCGTCGAGCAGGAAAAAAACTTTCGTGCACAGTACTGTGTTGCCCTTATGCTAATGTCTCTCTCACTCTTATTTTTAGTTGGAATTATTACCCTCAATGGCCTGCTCATTTTTTATTGGATCCAAGACAGAATTTCTACAGGGGAAGTGATCCAAGTCTTTAATACGACTTTTAATGTGGTCATGATTTTATGGATTGCGGGTGATTTGCTGCCTCAATTTTTTAAATCTTTTGGAATTGCCAGCCAGGCACTTGCAGTCATGCATGATCCCAAGGATGTCGTCGATCCGGTTGGCGTCCCGCCATTAGAAGTCAAGAAAGGAGAAATCATCTTTGAGAATGTGACTTTTCAATACGGGCAGAAAAAACTATTTGAAAACAAAGATGTTCATATTAAAGGGGGAGAGAAAGTAGGCCTTGTAGGTTATTCAGGAGCCGGTAAGTCGACATTTGTCAATCTCATTTTGCGATTCTATCCGATCACGAGAGGGAAGATTTTAATCGATGGGCAAGATATTGCGCAGGTGACTCTTGATTCTTTACGCAAGCAGGTGGCGCTCATTCCGCAAGACCCGCTCCTTTTTCACCGCACATTGGAAGAAAATATTCAGTACGGCAATATTCAGGCCTCCCAAGAAGAGGTGATAGAAGCCGCCAAATTGGCTCATTGCGATGAATTTATCAGAAAATGCCAGAATGGCTACGCCTCGCTTGTGGGCGAGCGGGGAACGAAGCTGTCCGGGGGGGAACGACAAAGAATTGCAATTGCACGTGCCATATTGGCAGCCTCGCCGATTCTTATTTTAGATGAAGCGACGTCATCTCTTGATTCGGTCACAGAAACCTTTATTCAAGAGAGCTTGGAGAAGCTGATGGAAAATCGGACAACCTTAGTCATTGCCCACCGTCTTTCAACGCTTGCCAAAATGGATCGCATTCTTGTTTTCAATCAGGGGAAAATTGTGGAAGAGGGAACGCATAGTGAACTCGTTGCCAAGCAAGGATTTTACGCGCGCATGTGGGACATGCAAGCGGGAGGTTTTTTGCCAGATCTTCCAAATCCGTAG